A genomic region of Streptomyces sp. NBC_00247 contains the following coding sequences:
- a CDS encoding MarR family winged helix-turn-helix transcriptional regulator: MSNSTPDSGRSADRRPGAARLRHLRTRLLSLAALQSDRLVNEELTRAGARKWHYAVLATLDEFGPASQAELSSRTGIYRSDMVAVIKELADRAWVERSPNPADRRQNIIVLTEQGSRQLPELDGLLARVEDEVLAPLTPSERDQLARLLAALVDHHGQAM, translated from the coding sequence CGCCCGACTCGGGGCGTTCGGCCGACCGGCGGCCCGGTGCCGCGCGGCTGCGCCATCTGCGGACCAGGCTTCTGTCACTGGCCGCGCTCCAGTCGGATCGCCTGGTGAACGAGGAGTTGACGCGCGCGGGCGCCCGCAAGTGGCACTACGCGGTGCTCGCCACCCTGGACGAGTTCGGGCCCGCCAGTCAGGCGGAACTCAGCAGCCGCACAGGGATCTACCGCAGCGACATGGTCGCGGTGATCAAGGAACTGGCCGATCGCGCATGGGTGGAACGCTCACCCAACCCCGCCGACCGCCGGCAGAACATCATCGTCCTCACCGAACAAGGAAGCAGGCAACTCCCCGAGTTGGACGGACTGCTCGCTCGGGTGGAAGACGAAGTGCTCGCACCGCTGACCCCTTCGGAACGCGATCAGTTGGCCCGGTTGCTCGCCGCGCTGGTGGATCATCACGGCCAGGCGATGTGA